A genome region from Nitrospirota bacterium includes the following:
- the urtA gene encoding urea ABC transporter substrate-binding protein gives MTGVGESRRDFLVKGTRVAAGLGVAALLGDLGNWALSYAADKEPIKIGVLHSLSGTMAISEVSLRDVVLMAVEEINAKGGVLGRKIQPVVVDPASNWDLFAEKAKQLLLVDKVAVTFGCWTSVSRKSVLPVFEKNNGLLFYPVQYEGEECSHNVFYTGAAVNQQAVPAVEYLMSKEGGGFKKFYLLGTDYVYPRTTNKILRAMLLAKKVPAANIAEEYTPFHHQDYQTIVGKIKKFAAGGGAAVISTINGDSNVPFYKEFANQGLRAEDAPIMAFSVAEDELRGMDTTALVGHLAAWNYYQSVDTPQNKQFVANFKAYCKKNNLPDGDKRVTDDPIEAAYFGVHVWKQAVEKAGKTDVDSVRKAVYGQKFLAPGGEIKMDEANHHTNKPVLIGEILKDGQFKTVWRSKGLVKPEPWSEYTNPDKGCDWISHQGTYQKKA, from the coding sequence ATGACCGGGGTCGGGGAGTCCCGGCGCGATTTTCTGGTAAAAGGCACGAGGGTGGCCGCGGGCCTTGGCGTTGCGGCCCTGCTGGGAGATTTGGGCAACTGGGCCCTCTCCTATGCGGCGGACAAGGAGCCCATCAAGATCGGCGTGCTCCATTCCTTGAGCGGCACGATGGCGATCAGCGAAGTGTCCTTGCGCGATGTGGTCTTGATGGCGGTGGAGGAGATCAACGCCAAGGGCGGTGTGCTGGGCCGCAAGATCCAGCCGGTGGTGGTGGATCCGGCGTCCAATTGGGACCTCTTTGCGGAGAAGGCCAAACAACTCCTGCTGGTGGACAAGGTGGCGGTGACCTTCGGCTGTTGGACGTCGGTAAGCCGCAAGTCCGTGCTGCCGGTCTTCGAGAAGAACAACGGGCTGCTCTTCTACCCGGTGCAGTATGAAGGGGAGGAGTGCTCCCACAACGTGTTCTATACGGGCGCGGCGGTCAACCAGCAGGCGGTGCCGGCCGTGGAATACCTGATGAGCAAGGAAGGGGGCGGGTTCAAGAAGTTCTACCTGCTCGGCACCGACTACGTGTACCCCCGCACGACGAACAAGATTTTGCGGGCCATGTTGCTGGCCAAGAAAGTGCCGGCGGCCAACATCGCGGAAGAGTATACGCCGTTCCACCATCAGGACTATCAGACCATCGTCGGCAAGATCAAGAAGTTCGCCGCGGGGGGCGGGGCGGCCGTGATCAGCACGATCAACGGCGACAGCAACGTGCCCTTCTACAAGGAATTCGCCAATCAGGGATTGCGGGCCGAGGATGCCCCGATCATGGCCTTCAGCGTGGCGGAGGACGAACTGCGCGGAATGGACACGACCGCGCTGGTCGGGCACCTGGCGGCCTGGAACTATTACCAGAGCGTGGATACGCCGCAGAACAAACAGTTCGTGGCCAACTTCAAGGCTTATTGCAAGAAGAACAATCTGCCGGACGGAGACAAGCGGGTTACGGACGACCCAATCGAGGCGGCCTACTTCGGCGTCCATGTCTGGAAGCAGGCGGTCGAGAAGGCCGGCAAGACCGACGTGGATTCGGTGCGGAAGGCCGTGTACGGACAGAAGTTCCTGGCGCCGGGCGGCGAGATCAAGATGGACGAGGCCAATCACCATACGAACAAGCCGGTCCTGATCGGCGAGATCTTGAAGGACGGGCAGTTCAAGACGGTCTGGCGGTCCAAGGGATTGGTGAAGCCTGAGCCCTGGAGCGAATACACGAATCCCGACAAGGGCTGCGACTGGATTAGCCACCAGGGCACCTATCAGAAAAAGGCCTAA
- the mutT gene encoding 8-oxo-dGTP diphosphatase MutT — protein MKRDASDEKRTTVVQVAAGLIVQEGRYLIARRKPGVHLGGLWEFPGGKREAEESLEDCLRRELREELGIEVAQPVFYRVLRHEYPEKSVELHFFRCSIRAGQARALDCEELRWVAPEELRRFEFPAADRALLEELMAES, from the coding sequence GTGAAGCGTGACGCAAGCGACGAGAAACGAACGACAGTCGTTCAAGTTGCGGCCGGCTTGATCGTGCAGGAGGGCCGGTATTTGATCGCACGTCGCAAACCCGGCGTCCATCTGGGCGGCCTCTGGGAGTTTCCGGGCGGCAAGCGGGAAGCGGAGGAATCGTTGGAGGACTGCTTGCGCCGGGAGCTGCGCGAGGAACTGGGGATCGAGGTTGCACAGCCGGTCTTCTATCGGGTCCTCCGCCATGAGTATCCGGAGAAGTCGGTCGAGCTGCATTTCTTCCGCTGTTCGATTCGAGCCGGACAGGCGCGGGCATTGGACTGCGAAGAACTCCGCTGGGTGGCGCCGGAGGAGTTGCGCCGGTTCGAATTCCCCGCAGCCGATCGAGCGCTGCTCGAAGAGCTGATGGCTGAGAGCTGA
- a CDS encoding A/G-specific adenine glycosylase: MKSAKLKQKKKRKRAKSVAPSVQVEPGAKRRFQARLLKWYREHGRDLPWRKTSDPYRILVSEVMLQQTQVDRVIPKYHEFLERYPSFRHLAQTPVEEVRKTWYPLGYNIRPHRLHSIACETVARYGGTLPNDPEELLSFKGIGRYTAGAVRSFAFNEDAPILDTNVMRVLHRVFVGQGDPKAQKARLWALSEALIPKGKGYDFNQALMDFGALLCTARDPYCLLCPMKSFCKSYPFDGPVGRKT; encoded by the coding sequence ATGAAGTCAGCCAAACTCAAGCAAAAGAAAAAGCGCAAACGGGCCAAGAGCGTCGCCCCGTCCGTGCAGGTCGAACCGGGGGCCAAGCGGCGGTTTCAGGCGCGGCTGCTCAAATGGTATCGGGAGCACGGGCGGGACCTGCCTTGGCGGAAAACCTCCGATCCCTATAGGATTCTGGTCTCCGAAGTGATGCTGCAGCAGACCCAGGTGGATCGCGTCATTCCCAAGTACCATGAGTTTCTGGAGCGGTACCCGTCGTTTCGGCATCTGGCCCAGACGCCCGTGGAAGAAGTGCGGAAGACCTGGTACCCGCTGGGCTACAATATCCGTCCCCACCGCTTACACAGCATCGCCTGCGAAACGGTGGCCCGCTATGGGGGGACGCTGCCCAACGATCCGGAGGAGCTGCTCTCGTTCAAGGGGATCGGCCGGTATACGGCCGGAGCCGTCCGGTCCTTTGCCTTCAACGAAGACGCGCCGATCCTGGACACGAATGTGATGCGGGTGTTGCACCGGGTCTTTGTCGGCCAGGGCGATCCCAAGGCGCAAAAGGCCCGGCTCTGGGCCTTGTCCGAGGCGTTGATTCCCAAGGGCAAAGGCTATGACTTCAATCAAGCCTTGATGGACTTCGGCGCCCTCCTGTGCACGGCCCGCGATCCCTACTGCTTGCTCTGTCCGATGAAGTCGTTCTGCAAAAGTTACCCCTTTGACGGACCCGTCGGACGAAAAACGTGA
- a CDS encoding pentapeptide repeat-containing protein produces MPPTITRGGLRCPPDRMYQLLREGNIKEFNAIKAGGDKADLTGCDFRNVDLRGLDAQGLDFSDCYFRQADLRGVDFRHCRLEGASINASKVSGAYFPAELSAEEITMSLVYGTRLRCGR; encoded by the coding sequence ATGCCCCCGACGATAACCAGAGGCGGACTCAGGTGCCCGCCTGACCGGATGTATCAACTCCTGCGCGAGGGCAACATCAAGGAGTTCAACGCCATCAAGGCGGGGGGCGATAAGGCCGATCTGACCGGCTGCGATTTCCGAAACGTGGACCTGCGTGGGCTCGACGCTCAGGGGCTTGATTTCAGCGACTGTTATTTCCGGCAGGCAGACTTGCGCGGCGTCGACTTCCGCCACTGTCGCTTGGAGGGAGCCAGCATCAACGCCTCCAAGGTTTCCGGCGCCTATTTCCCGGCTGAACTCTCGGCTGAAGAAATCACCATGTCTCTGGTCTATGGAACCCGCCTGCGGTGCGGACGCTGA
- a CDS encoding response regulator, whose product MMAEPSAAITVLLVEDEPEIRRFIVRVLAVQGYQVLEAHDGTQALALCRQHPGPIHLLLTDVVIPDTSGPELAANIQAFHPQIHLLYISAFDTDLLKQNFGLNARAAFLQKPFDAEDLLKKVQDALQSRD is encoded by the coding sequence ATGATGGCAGAACCGTCGGCGGCAATTACTGTGCTCCTAGTCGAGGATGAACCTGAAATCCGACGGTTCATCGTCAGGGTCCTTGCCGTACAAGGATACCAGGTCCTAGAGGCCCACGATGGGACACAGGCCCTTGCGCTGTGCCGACAGCACCCGGGCCCCATCCACTTGTTGCTCACGGATGTCGTCATCCCCGACACGAGCGGCCCGGAGCTGGCCGCCAACATCCAGGCGTTTCACCCTCAGATCCACCTCCTCTACATCTCTGCCTTTGACACTGATTTGCTCAAGCAGAACTTCGGTCTGAACGCGCGCGCGGCGTTTCTTCAAAAACCGTTCGACGCGGAAGATTTACTCAAAAAAGTCCAGGATGCGCTGCAGAGCCGGGACTAA
- a CDS encoding XTP/dITP diphosphatase → MRLVTELVLATRNRDKGAELAALLGDLGVRTRTLTEFPDAPEVVEDGETCQANAIKKAKTIARHTGLPAVADDTGLMVDALGGRPGIYAARYAGEHATYEDNWRKLLRELTGVPRTQRRARFVTAAAVAWPGLEPVDVVEGTLEGVIAEAPAGSQGFGYDPVFFVPELGKTLAQLTPEEKNRVSHRARAFAKVKELLGGKLPRIK, encoded by the coding sequence ATGCGCCTGGTCACGGAACTGGTGCTGGCGACGAGGAATCGGGACAAAGGCGCGGAGCTGGCCGCACTCCTGGGCGATCTGGGGGTGAGGACCAGGACGTTGACCGAATTTCCGGATGCGCCGGAAGTGGTTGAAGATGGGGAGACCTGCCAGGCCAATGCGATCAAGAAGGCCAAGACCATTGCGCGCCATACGGGATTGCCTGCGGTGGCCGACGACACGGGGTTGATGGTGGATGCGCTGGGGGGACGGCCCGGCATCTATGCGGCGCGCTATGCCGGGGAGCACGCCACGTATGAAGATAACTGGCGGAAGTTGCTCCGGGAACTGACGGGCGTGCCTCGGACGCAGCGTCGGGCGCGGTTCGTCACGGCGGCAGCCGTGGCCTGGCCGGGGCTGGAGCCTGTGGATGTCGTGGAGGGAACGCTCGAAGGGGTGATCGCCGAAGCGCCGGCCGGCAGCCAAGGATTCGGATACGATCCGGTGTTTTTCGTGCCGGAGCTCGGCAAGACGCTTGCGCAACTCACCCCGGAAGAAAAGAACCGCGTGAGTCACCGGGCCAGGGCCTTTGCCAAAGTCAAAGAACTCTTGGGAGGAAAGCTTCCAAGGATTAAATGA
- a CDS encoding ribonuclease PH codes for MNQAARLLRQDGRRKDQLRPVKITRDFIKWAEGSVLIEMGATKVICTASIEERVPPFLRDKGRGWVTAEYAMIPRATHERTQREAAKGKQGGRTLEIQRLVGRALRAVTDMEQMGERSIWIDCDVIQADGGTRTASITGSFIALADALAVLKTKGLIKARPLTDYLAAVSIGRVGGEVFVDLAYEEDSRAEVDMNLVMTGNGRFVEVQGTAERLPFAKKDLDEFLTMGGHAIQELVALQKELVGSLA; via the coding sequence ATGAATCAGGCCGCACGGCTTTTGCGCCAGGACGGGCGCCGGAAGGATCAACTCAGGCCCGTCAAGATCACGAGGGATTTCATCAAGTGGGCCGAAGGCTCGGTGCTGATCGAAATGGGCGCCACCAAGGTCATCTGCACGGCCTCCATCGAGGAACGGGTGCCGCCCTTTCTCAGGGACAAGGGGCGAGGGTGGGTGACGGCCGAGTATGCCATGATTCCGCGGGCCACGCATGAGCGGACTCAGCGCGAGGCCGCCAAAGGCAAGCAAGGGGGCCGGACCCTGGAGATTCAGCGCCTCGTCGGGCGCGCGCTACGGGCGGTCACCGATATGGAGCAGATGGGCGAACGAAGCATTTGGATCGACTGCGACGTGATTCAGGCGGACGGGGGGACGCGAACCGCGTCCATCACCGGCTCGTTCATCGCGCTGGCGGACGCCTTGGCGGTCCTCAAGACCAAGGGGCTCATCAAAGCCCGCCCGTTGACGGACTACCTGGCCGCAGTGAGCATCGGCCGCGTGGGCGGCGAGGTCTTCGTGGACTTGGCCTACGAAGAGGACTCGCGGGCCGAAGTGGATATGAATCTGGTGATGACGGGCAACGGCCGGTTCGTGGAGGTTCAAGGAACCGCCGAGCGCCTGCCGTTTGCCAAGAAGGACCTGGACGAATTTCTGACGATGGGCGGGCATGCGATCCAGGAATTGGTGGCGCTGCAAAAAGAACTGGTGGGGAGCCTGGCGTAA
- a CDS encoding response regulator, protein MQREAGPPMAQFESEQAASILIVEDEDATRRLLGRLLEGYGYACTLAGDAQEARRRLSEREFALILCDVNMPGESGLDLVRQVLKDYPQTAAVMVTGLDDPQLANVALESGAYGYILKPFETNEILINIANALRRRRLEIENHAHREHLEQMVRERTAELSLAVTRLEEAEQSLRLSQEETVQRLAIAAEFRDKGTAQHIKRMSHYSALLARRYGLDADHCELIRIASPMHDIGKIGTPDHILLKPGGFGPDEFAVMTRHTEIGYQILAGSDSALLQLAATIALTHHEKVDGSGYPKGLVGEAIPLEGRIVAIADAFDALTTKRVYKPAFSVEQTTDIMSQQRGTHFDAALLDLFFGSRAEVLLIKNRYGDREGESATPGETVPR, encoded by the coding sequence ATGCAGCGGGAGGCCGGACCACCCATGGCACAATTCGAATCCGAACAAGCCGCCAGCATTCTCATCGTCGAAGACGAAGATGCGACCCGGCGCCTGCTGGGCCGACTGCTCGAAGGATACGGCTATGCCTGCACCCTCGCCGGAGACGCGCAGGAGGCCCGCCGCCGGCTGAGCGAACGGGAGTTCGCCCTGATCCTCTGCGACGTCAACATGCCGGGCGAATCAGGCCTGGACTTGGTCCGGCAGGTCCTGAAGGACTATCCGCAGACCGCGGCCGTAATGGTGACGGGGCTGGACGATCCCCAATTGGCCAACGTCGCGCTGGAGTCGGGAGCCTACGGCTACATCCTCAAGCCCTTCGAGACCAACGAAATCCTCATTAATATCGCCAACGCCCTGCGCCGGCGGCGTCTGGAGATCGAGAACCACGCCCATCGGGAACATCTTGAGCAAATGGTGCGGGAACGGACGGCCGAATTGAGTCTGGCCGTCACGCGCCTCGAAGAGGCGGAACAAAGCCTCCGGCTCTCCCAGGAAGAGACCGTCCAGCGCCTGGCCATTGCCGCAGAGTTTCGGGACAAAGGCACGGCCCAGCACATCAAGCGCATGAGCCACTACTCGGCCCTGCTTGCGCGGCGTTATGGATTGGACGCGGACCACTGCGAGCTGATTCGCATCGCCAGTCCCATGCACGACATCGGGAAAATCGGGACCCCCGACCATATTCTGCTCAAACCCGGCGGATTTGGACCCGACGAGTTCGCGGTCATGACGCGCCATACGGAAATCGGCTACCAGATCCTGGCCGGGTCGGATTCCGCACTGCTGCAGCTGGCCGCCACCATCGCTCTGACCCATCATGAAAAGGTCGACGGCAGCGGGTACCCGAAGGGCTTGGTGGGCGAGGCGATCCCGCTCGAAGGCCGGATCGTGGCCATCGCCGATGCGTTCGATGCCCTAACCACCAAACGCGTATACAAGCCGGCCTTCTCGGTGGAACAGACGACCGATATCATGAGCCAGCAGCGCGGTACGCATTTCGACGCGGCCTTGCTGGACCTGTTCTTCGGCTCGAGGGCTGAGGTCTTGCTGATCAAGAACCGGTACGGAGACCGAGAAGGAGAGAGCGCCACGCCAGGAGAGACCGTTCCCCGTTGA
- a CDS encoding GAF domain-containing sensor histidine kinase: protein MSMYHLARFSLKEMAECGAELRKLGAEAQSLEEAAGRIVRHLYGHLGDSETGKKDCVLVRLFKTHPFGGLDQELQRYARGLLGTRPAAPSIPCFTLMATAGLLPEWNDRHQSKRFKAIPIADHQFVSQFPMFSQLMTQFGVELGTILESHTELLLDRHETSYNVFHVSEALGSPYVPGQAQFVVPYGVRSVLGFGGLLPSGSLFTVILFSRVPIPRDTAELFRTLTLSVKIALLPFDGRADFTEREEPREAALAKGERAINVVNWLQARMAVQEQLIQAHDQAVIDQANRIEAAMEKIRDQAEALGAIEKGTARAAGDDFFHSLVSHLAIALKVRYALVGEVVRDKTHIRTIAVWAGKDFRPNFEYALADSPCERVVAEDPQYFGQGVQRHFPNYPFLAELQAEGYCGMPLVDRQGKVLGLLVVLHDRPLDDEQKIRQVLAIFATRAGAELERQRAEAILREQNVALAQAMPGISEIDAQGRYVKVNPIYAGLLGYTPEEMVGMPRTQTVHPDDHRIVRETYDRMLREGKAESEVRAVRKDGTVFYKHIMMVKSVAGSPSESGHHCFMRDITERKHLEEQLQRAAKMEAIGRLAGGVAHDFNNLLTAITGYGEMLFQKLAPGSPLRDHAEEILKASERAAALTAQLLAFSRGQVVQPRALDVNRVVGNTAGLLRRLIGEHIELETRLAPKLFPIKADMGQLEQVLMNLAINARDAMPQGGSLVLETVNVPAESVAKPGQAPGSSLVRLSVSDTGQGMDENTLAHIFEPFFTTKAPGKGTGLGLAMVYGIVTKSGGTIAAESKPGLGSTFTIEFPAAGDAIETGSAPAAPAQALGGTETVLVVEDEEAVRNFVGAVLRSHGYRVLEAADGEAALALCGRDPAPIDLLLTDVVMPGMNGRGLAERFAVLRPGAGLLYMSGYTEDQDLQQGVQNLGDAFLSKPFSAAALAEAIRTALDARMQNPASAR from the coding sequence ATGTCAATGTATCACTTGGCGCGTTTCTCCCTTAAGGAGATGGCCGAATGCGGCGCAGAGCTTCGCAAGCTGGGCGCTGAAGCGCAGAGCCTGGAAGAGGCGGCCGGCCGGATCGTCCGCCACCTCTATGGACACCTTGGCGATTCGGAGACGGGAAAGAAAGACTGTGTCCTCGTCCGGCTGTTCAAGACCCATCCGTTCGGCGGGCTGGATCAGGAGCTCCAACGCTACGCCAGGGGTCTGCTGGGGACGAGGCCTGCGGCGCCGAGTATACCCTGCTTCACCTTGATGGCCACGGCCGGGCTCTTGCCGGAATGGAACGACCGGCATCAATCCAAGCGCTTCAAAGCCATCCCGATCGCCGACCATCAGTTCGTTTCCCAGTTCCCCATGTTTTCCCAACTCATGACCCAGTTCGGCGTGGAGCTCGGGACGATTTTGGAGTCGCACACGGAATTGCTCCTGGATCGGCACGAGACCAGTTACAACGTCTTCCACGTTTCCGAGGCACTGGGTAGTCCCTACGTGCCGGGCCAGGCGCAGTTCGTGGTGCCGTACGGCGTGCGGTCGGTGCTGGGCTTCGGCGGTCTGCTGCCGTCCGGCTCGCTCTTTACCGTGATCCTCTTCTCTAGGGTGCCCATTCCACGGGACACCGCCGAGCTGTTCCGGACGTTGACGCTGAGCGTCAAAATCGCGCTCCTGCCGTTCGACGGTCGGGCGGATTTTACCGAGCGGGAGGAGCCCCGTGAAGCCGCCCTCGCGAAGGGCGAGCGGGCGATCAACGTGGTGAATTGGTTGCAGGCACGGATGGCCGTGCAGGAGCAACTGATCCAGGCCCACGATCAAGCCGTCATCGATCAGGCGAATCGCATCGAAGCGGCGATGGAGAAAATTCGAGACCAGGCCGAAGCCCTCGGCGCGATCGAGAAGGGGACGGCCCGGGCGGCGGGGGATGATTTCTTTCACTCGCTGGTTTCCCACCTGGCCATCGCGCTGAAGGTGCGGTATGCGCTGGTCGGGGAAGTGGTGCGGGACAAGACGCACATCCGCACAATCGCGGTCTGGGCGGGGAAAGACTTTAGGCCGAACTTCGAGTACGCGCTGGCGGATTCGCCCTGTGAGCGTGTGGTGGCCGAGGACCCCCAATATTTCGGGCAGGGAGTCCAGCGGCACTTTCCCAACTATCCCTTTCTGGCCGAGTTGCAGGCCGAAGGTTATTGCGGGATGCCGCTAGTCGACCGCCAGGGAAAAGTCTTGGGGCTGCTGGTCGTCCTGCATGATCGGCCGCTGGATGATGAGCAAAAAATCCGACAGGTGCTGGCCATCTTTGCGACCAGAGCCGGGGCCGAACTCGAACGGCAGCGCGCCGAGGCCATCCTCCGGGAGCAGAACGTGGCGTTGGCACAGGCGATGCCGGGCATTTCTGAAATCGATGCGCAGGGACGCTATGTGAAAGTCAATCCCATCTATGCCGGTTTGCTGGGCTATACCCCCGAGGAGATGGTGGGGATGCCCCGGACGCAGACGGTTCATCCTGACGATCACCGGATCGTCCGTGAAACCTACGACCGCATGCTGCGGGAAGGGAAAGCCGAATCCGAAGTGCGCGCGGTTCGCAAGGACGGCACGGTCTTTTATAAGCACATCATGATGGTCAAAAGTGTGGCCGGATCGCCGTCAGAATCCGGGCATCACTGCTTCATGCGCGACATCACCGAGCGTAAACATCTGGAGGAACAGCTCCAGCGGGCGGCGAAGATGGAAGCCATCGGCCGCCTGGCCGGCGGCGTCGCTCATGACTTCAACAACCTCCTGACGGCGATCACCGGATACGGCGAGATGCTGTTCCAGAAGCTGGCCCCCGGCAGTCCGCTCCGCGACCATGCCGAGGAGATATTGAAAGCCAGCGAACGGGCCGCCGCGCTGACCGCCCAGCTTCTGGCCTTCAGCCGGGGGCAGGTGGTGCAGCCGCGGGCATTGGATGTGAATCGGGTGGTCGGCAATACCGCGGGGCTGCTCCGACGTCTGATCGGCGAGCATATTGAGCTGGAGACACGCCTGGCACCGAAGCTGTTCCCGATCAAGGCCGACATGGGGCAGTTGGAGCAGGTCCTGATGAATCTGGCCATCAACGCCCGCGATGCCATGCCACAGGGGGGCAGCCTCGTGCTCGAGACGGTCAACGTTCCGGCCGAGTCCGTGGCGAAGCCCGGCCAGGCGCCGGGGTCGTCGCTCGTTCGGCTCTCGGTGTCCGATACGGGACAGGGGATGGATGAGAACACGCTCGCCCATATCTTCGAGCCCTTCTTTACGACAAAAGCTCCGGGGAAGGGAACGGGATTGGGGCTGGCCATGGTATATGGCATTGTGACGAAAAGCGGCGGCACGATCGCAGCGGAGAGCAAGCCGGGGCTGGGCAGCACCTTCACGATTGAATTCCCCGCCGCCGGAGATGCGATCGAAACGGGTTCGGCTCCGGCCGCGCCAGCCCAGGCTCTTGGCGGCACGGAGACGGTCCTGGTGGTGGAAGACGAAGAAGCGGTCAGAAATTTTGTGGGGGCCGTATTGCGGTCTCATGGATATCGGGTGCTCGAAGCCGCCGATGGCGAGGCAGCCCTAGCGCTATGTGGCCGCGATCCGGCGCCCATCGATCTCTTGCTGACCGACGTCGTGATGCCGGGCATGAACGGGCGCGGGCTTGCCGAGCGGTTTGCCGTCTTGCGGCCCGGCGCCGGCCTGCTCTATATGTCCGGATATACCGAAGATCAGGATCTTCAGCAGGGCGTCCAAAACTTGGGCGATGCCTTCCTGTCCAAGCCTTTTTCGGCTGCCGCGCTGGCGGAAGCCATCCGGACGGCGCTGGATGCCCGCATGCAGAATCCGGCGTCTGCTCGCTGA